The genomic segment ATATTTTTTACATAATTTATATGCCTTTATAATATATTCCTTCGGATAAATAATCATACCGCCGGCTGCCTGTACTAATGGCTCAATAATAAAAGCAGAAATCTCATTATGCTTATCTTTTAATAATTTCTCTAATTGCACTATGCAGTCGATTTTACATTCATTTATTCCCTTTTTCACATGACACCTGTAACAATATGGCGAAGGAACTTTATATGAATCAAACATAATATCCGAGAAATTTTCATTGAACAACGAAACATCACTTACACTCATAGCACCAACAGTATCTCCATGATAACTATTCCCAAGATGAACAAATTTCTTCTTTTGTTTTTGTCCGGTATTTTTCCAGTACTGTAGCGACATCTTCAATGCTACCTCAACTGAAGTAGAACCATTATCTGAGTAAAATACTTTCCTAAGGTCTGTATCGGAAACAAGAGAAATAAGTTTTTCCGACAGCAATATTGCCGGTTTATGTGTAAACCCTGCGAACAAAACATGGTCAAGTTTATCAATCTGTTTTTTAATAGCAGCTTTGATTTTTGGGTGATTGTGTCCATGGATATTGCACCACCATGAAGAAATAGTATCATAATACATTTTCCCGTTTGTCCCATATAATTTAATTCCTTTCGCTCTTTCAATAACAATAGGAGGATTTACATCATGGTCCTTCATCTGAGTATACGGATGCCATATATATTTTTTATCTTTTTCCAATAATTTATCCATGTAATATTTTCTTCCCTATTTTCCTAAAATTATTTATTAATTTATTTTTTGATCTTTCTTTCTTCATTATTCCGAGAACTTTAATTCCGGAGATTTTTTCTATAATATCAGGATTATCTTTTAAAATGGTTTTTTTCTGTTTTTGAAAAATATTATTAAAAATAAGTCCGATAATTCTTATGTTCCTTCTCTTTAATGAATCAATTGTTAAAAGTGTGTGATTTATGCAGCCCAGTTTATTCCCTACAACAATTATTACCGATAAATTAAGTTTCTTAACCAAATCAATACTTAAATACTTTCCATTAAACGGAACCATTATCCCACCGGTCCCCTCAACAATTAAAAAATCATATTTTCTGCATAATTTATTAAAACTTTCAATTATTTTTTTTATATTTATTCTTCTGCCTTCAAGTTTTGCCGCTAAATGTGGTGAACCTGGGAATCTAAAACAATATGGAAGTGAATATGAATGGAAATTAACATCAGTAGAGTGAAAATAGTGATGCGCAACATCGCTTTCAAGGAGAGTTTTTGTACCTGTCTGAACCCATTTTTGTGTTATTACACTATACCCTTTTTTTGTAATGTACTGATACAGTAAACCGGTAATCATTGTTTTACCTACACCAGTATCTGTTCCGGTAACAAAAATCACGCTCATTTTATTCCATTACAAAAATATATTTGATATGTAGCGATAATTTGCCCAAAGATTGATCTATATTTCTGTTCTATTTTCTTTAAAACTTCCTGTGTTAATCTGAACTCACCATTTATACCATTCCCTCGTGTTCCCGTATATCTTATTTTATTCAGAAAATCCATTAGTGAATGATATTTTTCTATTATTATAACTTCTTTAATACTAACTTTCATAAAATATCTTTTTAAAATTGCCTCTATTTTTTCTTTTTCCAAAAAGTTCTTAGAATTGATTTGAATATCATTACTTAATGTTTCTCTTATGGACATATTCAATTCCTTAAAAGTCAAAGGACCGAAAATAGAAAACGAAATGACACCTCGTTCCGCAAGCGAATTACTATATTTTACTATCGTATCTTCTATATTTTCAAACCATTGAAAAGCTGCATTTGAAGTAATAATATTGAATTTATGATTATTTAGGTCTATAGTTTCTGCATCATCAACAATAAAACCTATTTCGCTATCCTTCAATTTCTGTCTTGCGACTTCAATCATCTTCTCTGATATATCTATTGCTTTTATGTTCGCATTCTTATATTCTTGTTTTAAAATAGTTGTGTAATTGCCAGTACCACAACCCACTTCCAGAATATATTCTGCTCTTCCCTTCTCCGACAACAATTCTTTTATAAGTATACCTGCTGCCATCTGCTGAACATTAGCATATTCGTCGTAAACGGTTGCATATCTTGAGAAATTCTCTATTATTTTATTTTTGTTCATTTTAATAGATTACAGCTTTCGTTATAATGACATGCAGGGGTGGGAATGACATCTAATATCCATGGAAGATGCCCCGCACATTCTATAATTTCATATTCGGCATCAGGCAAACTATTTTTAATTTTCAATACTTCCTCCACAGGTACAATTCTGTCCTCGTTACCATGAATGAATTTTATTTTCAGATCCTTTAATGTTTCATAATCTATTCTTGCAACTAACAGGTAATCAAGTCCTTCAAGCAATAAATTCAGCTCCATGTTTTCATAATAACTTTTTAAAAGATTCTTCCTGAACCAATCAAACATCTTTTCTTCTTTCTTTGAAAAACATTCTATGTAAAATTTATAAAGATATCCGTTTTTGTTTTTTTTAATATAATTCTTTATTCTTGCTATGCTTTCTTTTTCATATCTTTCTTTTGCACTTACAAAGATAATTTCCTGAACTTTCTCAGGATACTTTGATGCAAAACCTGCTGCGATAAAAGCACCCATTGACCAACCGAAGATAGATACCCTACTCAATTTATTGCTAATTAAAAAATCTGAGATATCATCTATAAAACCATAAGGTGAAAACTTTACAGGAACGATATAATTGAAATCCAGGTTCAGGGAATTGAAAATCCTGTAATCGAAAGCCCAACCGGGTATCAAGACAATGCTTTCTTTATAACCCCTATCAATTAATCTGAATTCTGATTTCTGTAATATCATTTGTCAATTTTTGTAAAACTTCTTTGTTATGATAAAAAGTTAATGAAAATCTTAAACGGGATTCTCCGGTTGGAACAGTTGGCGGTCTTATCGGTAAAACCCAGTAACCTTTTTTCTGGAGACGTTTTGCAAATTCCACTGTTTTTGTATTGTCGCCAATAATTACAGGAACAATATGGGAATTTCCTCTTATTTCAAATTTTTTACTTTTCAATTCATTATAAAAATATTTTGCATTTTCCAAGAGTTCTTCTCTGCGAAAAGGTTCTCCTTTTATTAAGTCAATACTTGCTAAATTACAAGCAATAATTTGAGGAGGTAACGCCGTGGAATAAATAAAACTTCTGCAGGTGTTTATCAAATACTCAACTGTCTTCTTTGAAGTAGCTATGTATGCACCGAAACTCCCAAGTGCTTTGCTAAACGTTCCCATTACAATATCTATTTTATCAGATAACTCTTCTTCTTCCGCTATACCTGAACCGTTTTTGCCGTATATTCCCGTTGCATGAGCTTCATCCACCATAATCTGACAATTGTATCTATTTTTCAATTCAACAAGTCCTTTTAAATCAGGTTTATCCCCATCCATACTGAATATTGTTTCAGTTACAATTAAAGCTTTATTATATTTTTGTCTTTCTTTTGTTAAAAGATGCTCCAGATGATTTAAGTCATTGTGTTGAAAACGGAAGAACTTAGCCCCGGATAGAAGTATACCATCTACAATACTTGCATGATTTAATCTATCCGAAAAAATAACATCGCCTTTTACGAAAAGAGAGCTTATTATCCCGATATTTGCCTGATACCCGGAATTAAAAATTAGTGCGGCCTCTTTATTTTTAAATTTTGCCACTTTATCTTCCAATATATGATATATTTCCATATCCCCACTTAGAAGTCGTGAAGCGGAAGACCCTGTTCCATATTTATCTAAAGCTTCTTTAGATTTATTTATAAGATTCGGATGTCCTGCTAAACCAAGATAGTCATTTGAAGAAAAATCAATGTATTCTTCTGTGTTAAACCATATATGGCCATTTTTTTTACGGGTTATGGGATGAAGTTCTCTCAACAACCCTTGTTCTTTTCTCTTTTCTAAAAAGTCTTCTATTTCATTCATATTTTTAATTTCTAATTTTATTCACACCACACTTTTTTTATTTCCTCAACCAACTGCCGGTCGTCTTTAACATTTCTGCCCTTTATCGTTAAATATCCTCCGATAAGCATACCGTTTGCCCCAGCCATAAAAGCCATTGCCTGAAAATCTTTTAAAACCGACTCTCTGCCTGCAGCTATTTTTATTATTTTGTCTTGCAAAACAATCCTGAAAATTGCTATAGTTTTTATTGCATCTACACAAGAAAGCGACTTCTGCGATTCCATATTTGTTCCTTTTATCGGAACAAGTACATTTATCGGCACCGAATCCACATTTAACTCTTTTAATGTAAGGACCATATCAATTCTATCTGACCATGTTTCTCCTATCCCAATTATTCCTCCGCTACAGACCTGAAGCCCGACTTTTTTTGCTGTCTTAATAGTATCAATTCTATCCTGAAAACTATGCGTTGAAACAATATTTGGAAAATAGTTTCGCGAGGTTTCAATATTGTGGTGATATCTGGAAAGACCTGCATTTTTTAATAATAATAAATTTTCTTCGTTCAATTTTCCCAAAGAAGCACACATATCTATACCAATTTTTTTCCTTATTTCTACAATTGCTTCTGCAATAATACTTACTTCATCATTAGATAAAGTATTCCCGCTTGAAACAATATCAAATCTTCCCGCCCCAATATCTTTCGCCTGTTGCGCTGCTACAAGCATTTCTTTTTTATTTTTCAGGGGATAAACTGATATATCTGTTGAGTGATGAGCGGATTGAGCGCAGAATTTACAATCCTCACTGCAAAGTCCCGACTTAGCATTCATTATACTGCATAATTCCAGATTATTACCTACCCCTCTCTTCCGCACTTCATTAGCGCGAGAAATCAGTTCCGGTAACGGCAAGTCCAGCAGTAAATTTATTTCAGATTTGTTAATTTTTTTCATTGTATTATTACATTCTATAATATTAGCTGATTTTTTTCAACAGCAGCCACAAAGATTTTTTTTGATAGAGCGGATTAGATTTTTTAGTTGAACCAAGTGAGGTAGATTAAACTTTAATTATTATTGACATTTCACATTCAGGAATGATAAACCGGTAATAGTAAAAAATTAAAAAAACCTTCTACTGCTTTATCGTTTTAATTACTACAAAAAGACCATCTCCGCTACCTTTTCTGAATTTTTGGATTCTATTACAATCGGCTTCAAAAATTGTCTGAATTATTTTGGATATTTTTAATTCTGTTTCTTCTAACATTCTGAGTATTTGAGATACTGAATAAAATCTTGCATGCCTCTGAAATCTGTTGTTTTTCTTTTCTTGTAGGTATTTCTTGCCTAATGTCGAATTTTTGTCAATCATACCTATAATTATAGAACCATTTTTATGCAACACTCTATTTGCTTCTTTTATTGCTTTTCGTGGGTCATTAACAAAACATAGTGTTGTTACAAATAAAACGTAGTTGAATGTTTTATCCGGGAACGGCAATTCTTCGGCAACCCCTTTATAAACTCTTATCCCTCTTTTTTCTGCAAACTCTAACATTTTCTCTGACGGTTCAACCCCATATTTTATTCCAAGTGGTGCAGCGAACCTTCCCGTACCAACGCCAATCTCAATGCCTTTCCCTTTTTTAGGCAAAACTTTCCTTATCGCTTCAATCTCCGATAAATATTCAAATTTATGTTTGTCATACCAGTCATCATATTCTTTCCGGTATTTGTCAAAAATGTTGCTCATAAATCTAAATCCCCATACCAGCCATCATAGAATTTTTCCAGATGTTCACATAATTCCTTATCCACAGTATTTTTCTTTATATCTTTTTCTTTAAACGAATACCTGTAACTTGCGCAGTAACTAAAAATAACATCCTTTGCATGGCTTATCTTTTTAAACATTTCTTCACAACGTTTTTTATCTTTCTCTTTACATCTGTCGGGATGGTATTTTAAACTTAAACTACGGAATGCTCCTTTGATTTCTTCCATACTTGCTTCTTCATCCAGCCTTAATAATTTTCTTGCCCCATCAATTTGTTTAAAATCTTCCATTTTTATCTCTCAGTAATAACGGAATCCCATATACCAGCGACAGAATTAATAAGATGAATTGCCAATTCACTTCCGTTGTGTTCGCCTTTTTCAAAATCCTTTGTCTTTTTTCCCATCTGATTTGTAACATACGCAAAACAGATAAGAGGTTTCTTCTTGACTTTTGAGAAAGCATATAATGCAGCTGCTTCCATTTCCACTGCAAGAATTTTTTGTAATTTAAATTGTTTAATACATGACGCCGTTTCCCGAAAGGGAGCGTCAGTTGTCCATGTAACGCCTCTTTTCAAGGGAATAGTTTTGTCTTTAATAATGCCGGAGAATAATTTGAGTAATGTTTTATCCATATATGCAAATTTTGAAGGCGGAAGATAATGATAGCTCGTCCCTTCGTCTCTTATTGCCTTTTCTATGAGAACAAAATAAGGCGGCGGCATTACAGGATATATCTGACCAGCGGAAGTTATGCTGATAAGCAATTTACAACCCATGCTAAACAGTTCTTCGGCTACAAGTACTGCAAACGAAGATCCGACAGCCCCGGGTACAATTCCTATTTCTCTGTCTTTGTTTTTGAAAACATACATATCCGTATGATAACACGGCCAAAAGATATTTTTTTTTGCCTGACCTTTTCTTAATAAATACTCCGCTATATCCCCGTCCGGGTCAAGTACACAGACCGCCGGAACTTTTTTTGGAATTAACGACTTCTGCCGTATGGATTGTTTGAGAAGGTTATCGGGTAAAAAGACAGAAGGTTCTTTATAGTATTTATTTTCTATTATAGGTTTTTCTTGTTTCATAATATAACTGATAACTTTTGAGCTTTCAAATGCCAATCGGACT from the Elusimicrobiota bacterium genome contains:
- the bioF gene encoding 8-amino-7-oxononanoate synthase; protein product: MNEIEDFLEKRKEQGLLRELHPITRKKNGHIWFNTEEYIDFSSNDYLGLAGHPNLINKSKEALDKYGTGSSASRLLSGDMEIYHILEDKVAKFKNKEAALIFNSGYQANIGIISSLFVKGDVIFSDRLNHASIVDGILLSGAKFFRFQHNDLNHLEHLLTKERQKYNKALIVTETIFSMDGDKPDLKGLVELKNRYNCQIMVDEAHATGIYGKNGSGIAEEEELSDKIDIVMGTFSKALGSFGAYIATSKKTVEYLINTCRSFIYSTALPPQIIACNLASIDLIKGEPFRREELLENAKYFYNELKSKKFEIRGNSHIVPVIIGDNTKTVEFAKRLQKKGYWVLPIRPPTVPTGESRLRFSLTFYHNKEVLQKLTNDITEIRIQIN
- a CDS encoding nucleoside phosphorylase, which gives rise to MKQEKPIIENKYYKEPSVFLPDNLLKQSIRQKSLIPKKVPAVCVLDPDGDIAEYLLRKGQAKKNIFWPCYHTDMYVFKNKDREIGIVPGAVGSSFAVLVAEELFSMGCKLLISITSAGQIYPVMPPPYFVLIEKAIRDEGTSYHYLPPSKFAYMDKTLLKLFSGIIKDKTIPLKRGVTWTTDAPFRETASCIKQFKLQKILAVEMEAAALYAFSKVKKKPLICFAYVTNQMGKKTKDFEKGEHNGSELAIHLINSVAGIWDSVITER
- a CDS encoding DnaJ domain-containing protein, with the translated sequence MEDFKQIDGARKLLRLDEEASMEEIKGAFRSLSLKYHPDRCKEKDKKRCEEMFKKISHAKDVIFSYCASYRYSFKEKDIKKNTVDKELCEHLEKFYDGWYGDLDL
- the bioD gene encoding dethiobiotin synthase, translating into MSVIFVTGTDTGVGKTMITGLLYQYITKKGYSVITQKWVQTGTKTLLESDVAHHYFHSTDVNFHSYSLPYCFRFPGSPHLAAKLEGRRINIKKIIESFNKLCRKYDFLIVEGTGGIMVPFNGKYLSIDLVKKLNLSVIIVVGNKLGCINHTLLTIDSLKRRNIRIIGLIFNNIFQKQKKTILKDNPDIIEKISGIKVLGIMKKERSKNKLINNFRKIGKKILHG
- the bioB gene encoding biotin synthase BioB, encoding MKKINKSEINLLLDLPLPELISRANEVRKRGVGNNLELCSIMNAKSGLCSEDCKFCAQSAHHSTDISVYPLKNKKEMLVAAQQAKDIGAGRFDIVSSGNTLSNDEVSIIAEAIVEIRKKIGIDMCASLGKLNEENLLLLKNAGLSRYHHNIETSRNYFPNIVSTHSFQDRIDTIKTAKKVGLQVCSGGIIGIGETWSDRIDMVLTLKELNVDSVPINVLVPIKGTNMESQKSLSCVDAIKTIAIFRIVLQDKIIKIAAGRESVLKDFQAMAFMAGANGMLIGGYLTIKGRNVKDDRQLVEEIKKVWCE
- the bioA gene encoding adenosylmethionine--8-amino-7-oxononanoate transaminase, with amino-acid sequence MDKLLEKDKKYIWHPYTQMKDHDVNPPIVIERAKGIKLYGTNGKMYYDTISSWWCNIHGHNHPKIKAAIKKQIDKLDHVLFAGFTHKPAILLSEKLISLVSDTDLRKVFYSDNGSTSVEVALKMSLQYWKNTGQKQKKKFVHLGNSYHGDTVGAMSVSDVSLFNENFSDIMFDSYKVPSPYCYRCHVKKGINECKIDCIVQLEKLLKDKHNEISAFIIEPLVQAAGGMIIYPKEYIIKAYKLCKKYKIHLILDEVATGFGRTGKMFAYQYTEIKPDFLCISKGITSGYLPLGVTITTDEIYSGFYDYYEKKKTFYHGHTYTANPISCATALASLEIFEEENTLFRIKNLIPIFHRRMEEFRLLAFVGDVRYIGMIGAIELVKDKKTKIPFAFEERIGMKIYKEGIKKGIILRPLGNVIYLYLPLSIKRYEMTIILDKMFDVIKNIK
- a CDS encoding methyltransferase domain-containing protein, producing MNKNKIIENFSRYATVYDEYANVQQMAAGILIKELLSEKGRAEYILEVGCGTGNYTTILKQEYKNANIKAIDISEKMIEVARQKLKDSEIGFIVDDAETIDLNNHKFNIITSNAAFQWFENIEDTIVKYSNSLAERGVISFSIFGPLTFKELNMSIRETLSNDIQINSKNFLEKEKIEAILKRYFMKVSIKEVIIIEKYHSLMDFLNKIRYTGTRGNGINGEFRLTQEVLKKIEQKYRSIFGQIIATYQIYFCNGIK
- a CDS encoding class I SAM-dependent methyltransferase; translation: MSNIFDKYRKEYDDWYDKHKFEYLSEIEAIRKVLPKKGKGIEIGVGTGRFAAPLGIKYGVEPSEKMLEFAEKRGIRVYKGVAEELPFPDKTFNYVLFVTTLCFVNDPRKAIKEANRVLHKNGSIIIGMIDKNSTLGKKYLQEKKNNRFQRHARFYSVSQILRMLEETELKISKIIQTIFEADCNRIQKFRKGSGDGLFVVIKTIKQ
- a CDS encoding alpha/beta hydrolase translates to MILQKSEFRLIDRGYKESIVLIPGWAFDYRIFNSLNLDFNYIVPVKFSPYGFIDDISDFLISNKLSRVSIFGWSMGAFIAAGFASKYPEKVQEIIFVSAKERYEKESIARIKNYIKKNKNGYLYKFYIECFSKKEEKMFDWFRKNLLKSYYENMELNLLLEGLDYLLVARIDYETLKDLKIKFIHGNEDRIVPVEEVLKIKNSLPDAEYEIIECAGHLPWILDVIPTPACHYNESCNLLK